One part of the Methylobacterium mesophilicum SR1.6/6 genome encodes these proteins:
- the metK gene encoding methionine adenosyltransferase — MPRSNYLFTSESVSEGHPDKVCDRISDTVVDAYLTAMPEARLGVETLATTNRIVIAGEVRGPDSVTFKDLEALTREAVKDIGYEQSGFHWKNNDVAIHLHAQSADIAQGVDAAGNKDEGAGDQGIMFGYAADETPELMPAPIFYAHRILKDLADARRAKQGDAAKLGPDAKSQVTVRYENGRPVEVTQIVLSTQHLDESLDSADVRAIVEPYIRKALPEGWVNEGTVWHVNPTGKFVIGGPDGDAGLTGRKIIVDTYGGAAPHGGGAFSGKDPTKVDRSAAYAARYLAKNVVAAGLARRATIQLAYAIGVSKPLSIYVDLHGTGNVDEAKLEAVLMDALDLSPRGIRTALGLNKPIYARTSAYGHFGRAPEADGGFSWERTDLADKLKSALA; from the coding sequence ATGCCGCGTTCCAACTACCTCTTCACCAGCGAATCCGTGTCCGAAGGGCACCCCGACAAGGTCTGCGACCGGATCTCCGACACGGTGGTCGACGCGTACCTGACGGCGATGCCGGAGGCGCGCCTCGGCGTCGAGACGCTCGCCACGACAAACCGGATCGTCATCGCCGGCGAGGTGCGCGGGCCCGACTCGGTGACCTTCAAGGACCTTGAGGCCCTGACTCGCGAGGCGGTAAAGGACATCGGCTACGAGCAGTCGGGCTTCCATTGGAAGAACAACGACGTCGCCATCCACCTGCACGCCCAGTCGGCCGACATCGCGCAGGGCGTGGACGCCGCCGGCAACAAGGACGAGGGCGCGGGCGACCAGGGCATCATGTTCGGCTACGCGGCCGACGAGACGCCCGAGCTGATGCCGGCCCCGATCTTCTACGCCCACCGGATCCTCAAGGATCTCGCCGACGCCCGCCGGGCCAAGCAGGGCGACGCCGCCAAGCTCGGCCCCGACGCCAAGAGCCAGGTCACGGTCCGCTACGAGAACGGCCGCCCGGTCGAGGTCACGCAGATCGTCCTGTCGACCCAGCACCTCGACGAGTCCCTGGACTCGGCGGACGTGCGCGCCATCGTCGAGCCCTATATCCGCAAGGCCCTGCCGGAGGGCTGGGTCAACGAGGGCACGGTCTGGCACGTGAACCCGACCGGCAAGTTCGTGATCGGCGGTCCGGACGGCGATGCCGGCCTCACCGGCCGCAAGATCATCGTCGACACCTACGGCGGCGCAGCCCCGCACGGCGGCGGCGCCTTCTCGGGCAAGGACCCGACCAAGGTCGACCGCTCGGCGGCCTACGCGGCGCGCTACCTGGCCAAGAACGTCGTGGCCGCGGGCCTCGCCCGCCGCGCCACGATCCAGCTCGCCTACGCGATCGGCGTGTCGAAGCCGCTCTCGATCTACGTGGACCTGCACGGAACCGGCAACGTGGACGAGGCCAAGCTCGAAGCGGTGCTGATGGACGCCCTGGACCTGTCGCCCCGCGGCATCCGCACGGCGCTCGGCCTCAACAAGCCGATCTATGCCCGCACTTCGGCCTACGGCCATTTCGGCCGCGCCCCGGAGGCCGATGGCGGCTTCTCCTGGGAGCGCACGGACCTCGCCGACAAGCTGAAGTCGGCGCTCGCCTGA
- the trmB gene encoding tRNA (guanine(46)-N(7))-methyltransferase TrmB, producing MDTDTPGPSPDANDEPERAFFGRRKGKRLRGEQERRLTELLPALRVTLPPDGAPLDPRALFPAMPAPPEAVWLEIGFGGGEHLAAQAEAQPGIGIIGAEPFVNGVVKLLAAVEARGLRNVRIRDEDVTALLARLPDASLERVYLLYPDPWPKRRQRKRRFVSEASLAEIGRVLKEGGLFRFASDIDDYAGWTLARAARCPTLRWTARSARDWTQPFPGWPGTRYEAKALAAGRRPTYLEFARLPR from the coding sequence TTGGACACTGACACCCCAGGACCTTCCCCCGACGCGAACGACGAGCCGGAGCGCGCCTTCTTCGGGCGGCGCAAGGGCAAGCGCCTGCGCGGCGAGCAGGAGCGCCGGCTGACCGAGCTGCTGCCGGCCCTCCGGGTCACCCTGCCGCCGGACGGCGCGCCCCTCGACCCGCGCGCCCTGTTCCCGGCCATGCCGGCGCCGCCGGAGGCGGTCTGGCTGGAAATCGGCTTCGGCGGCGGCGAGCACCTCGCGGCCCAGGCGGAGGCCCAGCCCGGGATCGGCATCATCGGCGCCGAGCCGTTCGTCAACGGCGTGGTCAAGCTGCTCGCCGCGGTCGAGGCGCGGGGCCTGCGCAACGTCCGCATCCGCGACGAGGACGTGACCGCCCTGCTGGCGCGGCTGCCGGATGCCAGCCTGGAGCGGGTCTACCTGCTCTATCCCGATCCCTGGCCCAAGCGGCGCCAGCGCAAGCGCCGCTTCGTCTCGGAGGCGTCCCTGGCCGAGATCGGGCGGGTCCTGAAGGAGGGCGGCCTGTTCCGTTTCGCCAGCGACATCGACGACTACGCCGGCTGGACGCTGGCGCGGGCCGCCCGCTGCCCGACCCTGCGCTGGACGGCGCGGAGCGCGCGGGACTGGACGCAGCCCTTCCCGGGCTGGCCCGGCACGCGCTACGAGGCGAAGGCGCTGGCGGCGGGACGGCGCCCGACCTACCTGGAGTTCGCGCGGCTGCCACGGTGA
- a CDS encoding sensor histidine kinase encodes MNERVGQEPAAHDPYRAGFDDAAIGLVVLSADATVIVAANRALHDLLGWAPGTLAGRPTGALLNEASGGLGDGLQFWRRADGSAVDVRVRRSGATLVVESVDVDAAAHSEANSEALAAAGLGEWRWDRATGLLTLSRRAARILGRPPGRSVSWDELKTGLSQTELDRLSAIIAGATGTGEPYQFDTPTTVAGRTVILRVRGQAVPGPDGTPASMVGVLQDITTRVEARDEILSRDQRLRVATTIAKLGIFEWHMLEDQAIWENEHMYEIFGHAPEDGTIGKNEFLNDILHPDDRAAVRRAISKALREDGILHIGGRIRRKSDGAWRTIDMAGRFERDAPDRLPRRLIGVVADVTDRRLAEERQSLLIRELHHRVKNTLATVQAIVGSTARTASSIESFYEAFVGRIKSLAHTHSVLTEDTWQTASLGNLLLNELRPYAEVAPDGAAEGRISLDGPAIDLPSEIAVPIGMAIHELTTNAAKYGALSNRTGRVAVEWSLEPGGPAGILRFSWRETGGPPVEPPTRQGFGSRLLQRVLITQVQAEVTTDYAPGGFALTMRAPIPPRNDSLKPLV; translated from the coding sequence GTGAATGAGCGGGTGGGTCAGGAACCGGCGGCGCACGATCCGTATCGCGCCGGCTTCGACGATGCCGCAATCGGCCTCGTCGTGCTGTCGGCCGACGCGACCGTCATCGTCGCCGCCAACCGGGCCCTGCACGATCTGCTCGGCTGGGCGCCGGGCACCCTGGCCGGCCGGCCGACCGGCGCGCTGCTGAACGAGGCCTCCGGGGGCCTCGGTGACGGCCTTCAGTTCTGGCGTCGGGCCGATGGCAGCGCCGTCGACGTGCGGGTGCGGCGCTCCGGGGCGACCCTCGTGGTCGAGTCCGTCGACGTGGACGCGGCGGCCCATTCCGAGGCGAACAGCGAAGCGCTGGCGGCCGCCGGCCTCGGGGAATGGCGCTGGGACCGGGCCACGGGTCTGCTCACCCTGTCGCGGCGCGCCGCCCGGATCCTGGGCCGGCCGCCGGGCCGCTCCGTCTCGTGGGACGAACTGAAGACCGGCCTGTCCCAGACGGAACTCGACCGCCTGAGCGCGATCATCGCCGGGGCGACCGGTACCGGCGAGCCCTACCAGTTCGACACGCCCACCACGGTGGCCGGGCGCACGGTGATCCTGCGGGTGCGCGGTCAGGCCGTGCCGGGCCCGGACGGGACGCCCGCCAGCATGGTCGGCGTCCTCCAGGACATCACCACGCGGGTCGAGGCCCGGGACGAGATCCTGTCCCGCGACCAGCGGCTCCGGGTCGCGACCACGATCGCCAAGCTCGGCATCTTCGAGTGGCACATGCTCGAGGACCAGGCGATCTGGGAGAACGAGCACATGTACGAGATCTTCGGGCACGCGCCCGAGGACGGCACCATCGGCAAGAACGAGTTCCTCAACGACATCCTGCACCCGGACGATCGCGCCGCCGTCCGACGGGCGATCTCCAAGGCGCTGCGGGAGGACGGGATCCTGCACATCGGCGGGCGCATCCGGCGCAAGTCCGACGGGGCGTGGCGGACGATCGACATGGCCGGCCGCTTCGAGCGCGACGCCCCCGACCGGCTGCCGCGCCGCCTGATCGGCGTTGTGGCGGACGTGACCGACCGGCGCCTCGCCGAGGAGCGCCAGAGCCTGCTGATCCGCGAACTGCACCACCGGGTGAAGAATACCCTGGCCACCGTGCAGGCGATCGTGGGCTCCACGGCGCGCACGGCGTCGAGCATCGAGAGCTTCTACGAGGCCTTCGTCGGGCGCATCAAATCGCTGGCCCACACCCATTCGGTGCTGACCGAGGACACGTGGCAGACGGCCTCGCTCGGCAACCTCCTGCTCAACGAGCTGAGGCCCTATGCCGAGGTGGCGCCGGACGGCGCCGCGGAAGGGCGCATCAGCCTCGACGGGCCGGCGATCGACCTGCCCTCCGAGATCGCGGTGCCGATCGGGATGGCGATCCACGAACTCACCACCAACGCCGCCAAGTACGGGGCGCTGTCGAACCGCACCGGGCGGGTCGCGGTGGAATGGTCGCTCGAGCCGGGCGGCCCGGCGGGGATCCTGCGCTTCTCCTGGCGCGAGACCGGCGGCCCCCCGGTCGAGCCGCCGACCCGTCAGGGCTTCGGATCGCGGCTGCTTCAGCGGGTCCTGATCACGCAGGTCCAGGCCGAGGTGACGACCGACTACGCCCCCGGCGGCTTCGCCCTGACCATGCGCGCGCCGATCCCGCCGCGCAACGACAGCCTCAAACCGCTGGTGTGA
- a CDS encoding superoxide dismutase yields the protein MTFTLPELPYAYDALGPYMSKETLEFHHDKHHKAYVDTGNKLLEGTDLQGKSVEEIVKAAYNTNQPLFNNAGQHYNHIHFWQWMKPNGGGAIPGALARKIDEDLGGAEKFKADFIQAGVGQFGSGWAWLAVKDGKLAIMKTPNGENPLVHGAKPILGVDVWEHSYYIDYRNRRPDYLKAFIENLVNWEHVEKMYAEATR from the coding sequence ATGACCTTCACCCTGCCGGAACTGCCCTACGCATACGACGCGCTCGGGCCGTACATGTCGAAGGAGACCCTCGAGTTTCACCACGACAAGCACCACAAGGCCTATGTCGACACGGGCAACAAGCTGCTCGAAGGCACGGATCTCCAGGGCAAGAGCGTCGAGGAGATCGTCAAGGCCGCCTACAACACCAATCAGCCGCTCTTCAACAATGCCGGCCAGCACTACAACCACATCCACTTCTGGCAGTGGATGAAGCCGAACGGCGGCGGCGCCATCCCCGGCGCGCTCGCCAGGAAGATCGACGAGGATCTCGGCGGCGCCGAGAAGTTCAAGGCCGACTTCATCCAGGCGGGTGTCGGCCAGTTCGGCTCGGGCTGGGCGTGGCTCGCCGTCAAGGACGGCAAGCTCGCGATCATGAAGACCCCCAACGGCGAGAACCCGCTGGTCCACGGCGCCAAGCCGATCCTCGGCGTCGACGTGTGGGAGCACTCCTACTACATCGACTACCGCAACCGCCGGCCCGACTACCTCAAGGCGTTCATCGAGAACCTCGTGAACTGGGAGCATGTGGAGAAGATGTACGCCGAGGCGACCCGCTGA
- the murJ gene encoding murein biosynthesis integral membrane protein MurJ translates to MIRSILSVGGWTLVSRVTGFARDVVMAAVMGAGPMADAFVVAFRLPNHFRAIFGEGAFNTAFVPAYAGLAEAGAPGAAHQFADRVFTLMLIVQLVLLNLALPAMPWVVHALAPGFAEDGERFQLAVALTRITFPYLLFMTLVTLLSGILNAHRHFAVAAGAPVLLNLAMLAALALSFLFPNAAYAAAWGVAVSGVLQFGLLWWGCRRARVMPDLAVPRLDPALKRFFTVLGPAVIGAAGFQIATFADTIIASWLPTGAVSALYYADRLYQLPFGVIAIAAGTVLLPEMSRRIAAGDVAGAHAAQNRAAGFSLALSAPFTVAFLTIPGLIMAALFQRGAFSAEDAARAASVLAAYGFALPAVVLVRSAVASFYARQDTRTPLWASLTAIAVNVVLKLWLTGPYGVTGLALATAVAQWVNLLLLLVLAKRRNWTAPGRTLGLTVAGVALACLGLAAVAVYGQGLVQALVPALPHGRDLVVLAVLGLAGALVYGGLLAGLLHLFGLRLRRA, encoded by the coding sequence ATGATCCGCTCCATCCTCTCGGTCGGCGGCTGGACGCTGGTCTCCCGCGTCACCGGCTTCGCCCGCGACGTGGTGATGGCCGCGGTCATGGGCGCCGGACCCATGGCCGACGCCTTCGTGGTCGCCTTCCGGCTGCCCAACCATTTCCGCGCGATCTTCGGCGAGGGGGCGTTCAACACCGCCTTCGTGCCGGCCTATGCCGGGCTCGCGGAGGCCGGCGCGCCCGGGGCGGCGCACCAATTCGCCGACCGCGTCTTCACCCTGATGCTGATCGTGCAGCTGGTGCTGCTCAACCTCGCGCTGCCGGCGATGCCCTGGGTGGTCCACGCCCTGGCGCCGGGATTCGCCGAGGACGGCGAGCGCTTCCAGCTCGCCGTTGCGCTGACCCGCATCACCTTCCCGTATCTGCTGTTCATGACCCTGGTGACGCTGCTGTCGGGCATCCTCAACGCCCACCGGCACTTCGCTGTGGCGGCGGGCGCGCCGGTCCTGCTCAACCTCGCCATGCTGGCGGCGTTGGCGTTGAGCTTCCTGTTCCCCAACGCCGCCTACGCGGCCGCCTGGGGCGTCGCCGTCTCGGGCGTGCTCCAGTTCGGCCTGCTGTGGTGGGGCTGCCGCCGGGCCCGGGTGATGCCCGACCTCGCGGTGCCGCGCCTCGATCCGGCGCTGAAGCGCTTCTTCACAGTGCTCGGGCCCGCGGTGATCGGCGCGGCTGGCTTCCAGATCGCCACCTTCGCCGACACGATCATCGCGAGCTGGCTCCCCACCGGGGCGGTCTCGGCCCTCTACTACGCCGACCGGCTCTACCAGCTTCCCTTCGGCGTCATCGCCATCGCGGCCGGCACCGTGCTGCTCCCCGAGATGAGCCGGCGGATTGCCGCGGGCGACGTGGCGGGCGCGCACGCGGCGCAGAATCGGGCTGCGGGCTTCTCCCTGGCGCTGTCGGCGCCATTCACCGTGGCGTTCCTGACGATCCCGGGCCTGATCATGGCGGCGCTGTTCCAGCGCGGCGCCTTCAGCGCCGAGGACGCGGCGCGGGCGGCCTCGGTGCTGGCGGCCTACGGGTTCGCGCTGCCGGCCGTGGTGCTGGTGCGCAGCGCCGTGGCGAGCTTCTACGCCCGCCAGGATACCAGGACGCCGCTCTGGGCCTCCCTGACGGCGATCGCCGTCAACGTCGTCCTGAAGCTCTGGCTCACCGGCCCCTACGGCGTCACCGGTCTGGCGCTCGCCACCGCCGTCGCCCAGTGGGTCAACCTGCTGCTGCTGCTGGTCCTGGCCAAACGCCGGAACTGGACGGCGCCGGGACGCACCCTCGGGCTCACGGTCGCGGGGGTCGCGCTCGCCTGCCTGGGGCTGGCGGCGGTCGCGGTCTACGGCCAGGGACTCGTCCAGGCGCTGGTGCCGGCCCTGCCGCACGGGCGCGATCTCGTCGTCCTGGCGGTGCTCGGCCTCGCCGGGGCGCTGGTCTACGGCGGCCTGCTGGCGGGCCTGCTGCACCTGTTCGGCTTGCGCCTGCGCCGGGCCTGA
- a CDS encoding haloacid dehalogenase type II — protein sequence MTDASGPLAGVKAAVFDAYGTLFDVNAAVQRYADAVGPDAAHLSEVWRNKQLEYSWTLSLMGHYAAFWDLTVRALDYALATHPNVDPGLREQLLDAYRDLDAYPEVPGVLAALRKRGIRTAVLTNGNAAMVDRAVASAGLADHLDAVLSVDDAQVFKTHPDAYRIALTRLAVGQGDVLFCSSNRWDVAGAGAFGFRTAWVNRRGLPDEYADLAPTSVVGSLDGLL from the coding sequence ATGACCGACGCATCAGGACCCCTCGCGGGCGTGAAGGCCGCGGTGTTCGACGCCTACGGCACGCTGTTCGACGTGAACGCCGCGGTCCAGCGCTACGCCGACGCGGTGGGGCCGGACGCGGCCCACCTCTCCGAGGTCTGGCGCAACAAGCAGCTCGAATACAGCTGGACCCTGTCGCTGATGGGCCACTACGCGGCCTTCTGGGACCTCACCGTGCGGGCCCTCGACTACGCCCTCGCGACCCACCCGAACGTGGACCCCGGCCTTCGGGAGCAACTCCTCGACGCCTACCGCGACCTCGACGCCTATCCCGAGGTTCCGGGCGTGCTGGCGGCCCTGCGCAAGCGCGGGATCCGTACGGCGGTGCTCACCAACGGCAACGCCGCCATGGTCGACCGGGCCGTGGCCTCGGCGGGGCTGGCCGACCACCTCGACGCCGTTCTCTCGGTGGACGACGCGCAGGTGTTCAAGACACATCCCGACGCCTACCGGATCGCCCTGACCCGGCTGGCGGTGGGGCAGGGCGACGTGCTGTTCTGCTCGTCGAACCGCTGGGACGTGGCGGGGGCGGGGGCCTTCGGCTTCCGGACCGCCTGGGTGAACCGGAGGGGTCTGCCGGACGAGTACGCCGACCTCGCGCCCACGTCGGTGGTGGGATCCCTCGACGGGCTGCTCTGA
- a CDS encoding carbamoyltransferase family protein, with protein MRFYLGLATTFHDPALALVGPDGTLLFAEAAERALQYKRAPNCEPDAPSAMAALLKAHVPPGSELVVASTWGPQFTDFLRGQAGAGAFDLMALSAHTTALNRSYVPEQAERVFIADLHGAQERAGHGTLLALNQEARITGAAPRAMIAGQRRYPHHLCHAAYGLWGSPFETATALVVDGMGETGAAAIYRLEDGRITELRRHRGRGSLGFLYGLITDLAGFDQVKGEEWKIMGLAPYGRPDPDLAALLGRLCTVEGHRLRYADAETIRAVAAEIRARRPSDALENGWADLARCGQDLFATLMDALVAEAHALAPSENLVIAGGCGLNSSYNGRVLGRSGFTRLHVPSAPADDGNAVGAAWLAYAEDHADWAGPPPDQRPLTPYLGSGVSTAPMERLAEQEPRARRVGHAAATRAAAQILAEGGLVGWVQGRAEFGPRALGNRSILADPRPEGAKDALNAKVKYREAFRPFAPSILAEAGPDWFEDYADSPYMERTLVWREAVRARVPAVVHADGTGRLQSVTAGRNPAYAALIGAFAEITGVPILLNTSFNVMGKPILHGAEDAILMFYTTGLDALVVEDWLVVK; from the coding sequence ATGCGCTTCTATCTCGGCCTCGCCACCACCTTCCACGACCCGGCCCTCGCCCTGGTCGGGCCCGACGGCACCCTGCTCTTCGCCGAGGCGGCGGAGCGCGCCCTGCAGTACAAGCGCGCGCCGAACTGCGAGCCGGACGCCCCGTCCGCGATGGCGGCGCTGCTGAAGGCGCACGTCCCGCCGGGATCCGAACTCGTCGTCGCCTCCACCTGGGGCCCGCAATTCACCGACTTCCTGCGCGGCCAGGCCGGCGCCGGCGCCTTCGACCTCATGGCGCTGTCCGCCCACACCACGGCGCTCAACCGCTCCTATGTGCCCGAGCAGGCCGAGCGGGTCTTCATCGCCGACCTCCACGGCGCGCAGGAGCGGGCCGGGCACGGCACCCTGCTGGCCCTGAACCAGGAGGCGCGGATCACCGGCGCGGCGCCCCGGGCGATGATCGCCGGGCAGCGGCGCTACCCGCACCACCTCTGCCACGCCGCCTACGGCCTGTGGGGCAGCCCCTTCGAGACGGCCACCGCCCTGGTGGTCGACGGCATGGGCGAGACCGGCGCGGCGGCGATCTACCGCCTGGAGGACGGCCGGATCACGGAGCTGCGCCGCCACCGCGGGCGCGGCTCGCTGGGCTTCCTGTACGGGCTGATCACCGACCTCGCGGGCTTCGACCAGGTGAAGGGCGAGGAGTGGAAGATCATGGGGCTCGCCCCCTACGGCCGCCCCGACCCGGATCTCGCCGCGCTGCTCGGCCGGCTCTGCACGGTCGAGGGCCACCGCCTGCGCTACGCCGACGCGGAGACGATCCGGGCGGTGGCCGCGGAGATCCGCGCCCGCCGCCCCTCCGATGCCCTGGAGAACGGCTGGGCGGACCTCGCCCGCTGCGGCCAGGACCTGTTCGCGACGCTGATGGACGCGCTGGTGGCCGAGGCCCACGCGCTGGCGCCCTCCGAGAACCTCGTGATCGCCGGCGGCTGTGGGCTGAATTCCTCCTATAACGGCCGGGTGCTGGGCCGGTCCGGCTTCACGCGGCTGCACGTCCCCTCGGCGCCGGCCGACGACGGCAACGCGGTCGGCGCCGCGTGGCTCGCCTACGCGGAGGATCATGCGGACTGGGCCGGACCGCCGCCCGATCAGCGCCCGCTCACGCCCTATCTGGGTTCGGGGGTCTCCACCGCGCCGATGGAGCGGCTCGCCGAGCAGGAGCCGCGGGCCCGGCGCGTCGGCCACGCGGCGGCGACGCGCGCGGCGGCGCAGATCCTGGCCGAGGGCGGCCTCGTCGGCTGGGTGCAGGGCCGGGCGGAGTTCGGGCCCCGGGCGCTGGGCAACCGCTCGATCCTGGCCGATCCGCGCCCGGAGGGCGCCAAGGACGCCCTCAACGCCAAGGTGAAGTACCGGGAGGCGTTCCGGCCGTTCGCGCCGTCGATCCTGGCGGAGGCCGGGCCGGACTGGTTCGAGGATTACGCCGACAGCCCCTACATGGAGCGCACCCTGGTCTGGCGCGAGGCGGTCCGCGCCCGCGTGCCGGCGGTGGTCCACGCGGACGGCACGGGCCGGCTCCAGAGCGTCACGGCAGGGCGGAACCCGGCCTACGCGGCCCTGATCGGCGCCTTCGCGGAGATCACCGGCGTGCCGATCCTGCTCAACACGAGCTTCAACGTGATGGGCAAGCCGATCCTCCACGGCGCGGAGGACGCGATCCTGATGTTCTACACCACCGGCCTCGACGCCCTGGTGGTCGAGGATTGGCTGGTGGTGAAATGA
- the nhaA gene encoding Na+/H+ antiporter NhaA: MTSPTPESTPPRRGPRPLSIIRTLLAGEAAGGLILMAAAALALVVANGPLAETYAHALHTALGPMSVQHWINDGLMAGFFLLVGLEIKREALDGRLRTWPDRVLPGIAALGGMAVPAGFYALANLGAGTLRGWAIPAATDIAFALGVLALLGSRVPVSLKIFLSAVAIVDDLGAVVVIALFYSSGLDLTMLGLAALVLAALYGLNRAGNGWLPAYGLLGLVLWVLVLRSGIHATIAGVLLALTIPIRVSPGRPEDAHSPLHRLEHALAPWITYGVVPVFGFANAGVDLSGLTPEALLQPVTLGIAAGLFLGKQAGVFASLRLAVALGWAKRPAGAGWGQVYGVAVLCGIGFTMSLFIGGLAFPDPEHETAVKLGVLAGSALSGLAGAAILLVAKRRVTPH, from the coding sequence ATGACGTCGCCCACCCCCGAAAGCACCCCGCCGAGGCGCGGCCCGCGTCCCCTCTCGATCATCCGCACGCTGCTCGCCGGCGAGGCGGCGGGCGGGCTGATCCTGATGGCGGCGGCGGCCTTGGCGCTCGTCGTGGCCAACGGGCCTCTGGCCGAAACCTACGCCCACGCCCTCCACACCGCCCTCGGGCCGATGAGCGTCCAGCACTGGATCAACGACGGCCTGATGGCCGGGTTCTTCCTGCTGGTCGGGCTGGAGATCAAGCGCGAGGCGCTCGACGGGCGGCTGCGGACCTGGCCCGACCGGGTCCTGCCCGGTATCGCGGCGCTCGGCGGCATGGCGGTGCCGGCCGGATTCTACGCGCTGGCCAATCTCGGCGCCGGCACCCTGCGGGGCTGGGCGATCCCGGCCGCCACCGACATCGCCTTCGCGCTGGGCGTCCTGGCGCTGCTCGGGTCGCGGGTGCCGGTCTCCCTCAAGATCTTCCTCAGCGCGGTCGCCATCGTCGACGACCTCGGCGCCGTGGTGGTGATCGCGCTGTTCTACAGTTCCGGCCTCGACCTCACCATGCTGGGCCTCGCCGCCCTCGTGCTGGCCGCCCTCTACGGCCTCAACCGGGCGGGGAACGGGTGGCTTCCGGCCTACGGGCTGCTCGGCCTCGTGCTGTGGGTCCTCGTGCTCCGCTCCGGGATCCACGCGACGATCGCGGGGGTGCTGCTCGCGCTCACGATCCCGATCCGGGTCAGCCCGGGCCGGCCGGAGGATGCGCACTCGCCCCTGCACCGGCTGGAGCACGCCCTCGCGCCCTGGATCACCTACGGGGTGGTGCCGGTCTTCGGCTTCGCCAATGCCGGCGTGGACCTCTCCGGCCTCACCCCCGAGGCCCTGCTCCAGCCGGTGACGCTCGGCATCGCGGCCGGGCTGTTCCTCGGCAAGCAGGCCGGCGTGTTCGCGAGCCTGCGGCTGGCGGTGGCGCTGGGATGGGCCAAGCGCCCGGCCGGGGCCGGCTGGGGGCAGGTCTACGGGGTCGCGGTCCTGTGCGGCATCGGCTTCACCATGAGCCTGTTCATCGGCGGCCTCGCCTTCCCGGACCCGGAGCACGAGACCGCCGTGAAGCTCGGCGTGCTCGCGGGCTCGGCCCTGTCGGGACTCGCCGGCGCGGCGATCCTCCTCGTCGCGAAGCGCCGCGTCACCCCGCACTAG
- the tlpA gene encoding thiol:disulfide interchange protein TlpA, whose translation MPGRTPILAGAGVAALAVLGLALYGSGLLPGNTGGALQPCAAAKPALARVDAAAKGEVAAMQAPPQARPAPDIRFKGPDGAETGLADLRGRLLLVNLWATWCAPCKAEMPALDRLQAQLGGPDFQVVAINVDTRNLEKPPEWLKQAGIHDLAFYADPGGRVLPILQRDTQSPGLPTTMLVDAQGCTIGVMKGPAAWSSADGLALIRAALGRTS comes from the coding sequence ATGCCCGGCCGCACGCCCATCCTGGCCGGCGCGGGCGTCGCCGCGCTCGCCGTCCTCGGCCTCGCCCTATACGGGAGCGGTCTCCTGCCCGGCAACACGGGCGGCGCCCTCCAGCCCTGCGCCGCCGCCAAGCCGGCGCTCGCCCGGGTCGACGCGGCCGCGAAGGGCGAGGTCGCCGCCATGCAGGCCCCGCCGCAGGCGCGGCCCGCGCCGGACATCCGGTTCAAGGGGCCGGACGGCGCCGAGACCGGCCTCGCCGACCTCAGGGGCCGGCTGCTCCTCGTCAATCTCTGGGCGACGTGGTGCGCGCCCTGCAAGGCCGAGATGCCGGCCCTCGACCGGCTCCAGGCGCAGCTCGGCGGGCCCGATTTCCAGGTCGTCGCCATCAACGTCGACACGCGCAACCTCGAGAAGCCGCCGGAATGGCTGAAGCAGGCGGGTATCCACGACCTCGCCTTCTACGCCGATCCCGGCGGCCGCGTGCTGCCGATCCTCCAGCGCGACACGCAATCGCCCGGCCTGCCGACCACGATGCTGGTCGACGCCCAGGGCTGCACGATCGGGGTGATGAAGGGGCCGGCCGCGTGGTCGAGCGCGGACGGGCTGGCGCTGATCCGCGCGGCCCTGGGGCGGACGTCGTAG